A genomic window from Rhizobium sp. EC-SD404 includes:
- a CDS encoding nitronate monooxygenase family protein, whose amino-acid sequence MALPSILKDRLRLPVVAAPLFIISHPPLVIAQCKAGVVGSFPALNARPEAQLDEWLAEITETLAAHDAANPDHPAAPFAVNQIVHRSNQRLEHDLRMCVKYKVPIVISSLGAVPEVNDAIHSYGGIVLHDVINNRHAHSAIKKGADGLIAVAAGAGGHAGPLSPFALVQEIREWFDGPLLLSGSIATGDAVLAAQAMGADMAYIGTPFIATPEARAIDAYKDMIVESTAKDIVYSNFFTGIPGNYLKPSIAKAGMDPDNLPQADASKMDFDGAATGAKAWRDIWGAGQGIGAVKEVAPVGQFVDRLEREYRAAKERICA is encoded by the coding sequence ATGGCTCTCCCGTCCATTCTCAAGGATCGGCTCCGCCTTCCCGTCGTTGCAGCCCCGCTGTTCATCATCTCGCACCCGCCTCTGGTCATTGCCCAGTGCAAGGCCGGTGTCGTCGGCTCGTTTCCGGCCCTCAATGCCCGTCCAGAGGCGCAACTCGACGAGTGGCTGGCCGAAATCACCGAAACGCTTGCTGCCCATGACGCAGCAAACCCGGACCATCCCGCCGCTCCCTTTGCTGTCAACCAGATCGTCCACCGCTCCAACCAGCGGTTGGAACACGATCTGCGGATGTGCGTGAAATACAAGGTGCCTATCGTCATTTCGTCGCTTGGCGCCGTGCCGGAAGTCAATGATGCGATCCATTCCTATGGCGGTATCGTGCTGCACGATGTCATCAACAACCGCCACGCCCATTCGGCGATCAAGAAGGGTGCCGATGGCCTGATCGCGGTCGCAGCCGGCGCCGGTGGTCACGCTGGGCCGCTCTCGCCCTTCGCGCTCGTCCAGGAAATCCGCGAATGGTTCGATGGTCCGCTCCTGCTGTCCGGCTCGATCGCGACCGGCGATGCCGTTCTCGCCGCGCAGGCCATGGGCGCCGACATGGCCTATATCGGCACGCCCTTCATCGCGACGCCAGAAGCCCGCGCCATCGACGCCTATAAGGACATGATCGTCGAAAGCACCGCCAAGGACATCGTCTATTCGAACTTCTTTACCGGCATCCCCGGCAACTACCTGAAGCCTTCGATCGCCAAGGCCGGCATGGATCCCGACAATCTGCCGCAAGCCGATGCCTCCAAGATGGATTTCGATGGCGCTGCAACCGGCGCCAAGGCATGGCGCGACATCTGGGGCGCAGGCCAGGGCATCGGCGCCGTGAAGGAAGTGGCTCCCGTCGGCCAATTCGTCGACCGTCTCGAACGCGAGTACCGCGCCGCAAAAGAGCGTATCTGCGCCTGA
- a CDS encoding twin-arginine translocation signal domain-containing protein → MNRISRRTFLSTTGAAGVALAAAGDAPAVESVTEDAELLRLYEAHLPMMDELRAADAQLQAAQDVFDAIGPKLPDALIWKSGPGKGLANWKLALSGLPEEPRRWIYSSDEIARFHSRYFGSDDPHHVQMRKLHDLAEVYEREWHDARERSGAPAAAERRALVVGAIRTAAADVSQITPKTRDGLLMKASILSAMAVCGEREAMWLRGYVSNLPGDIVAILAGSRPANA, encoded by the coding sequence ATGAACCGGATTTCAAGAAGGACGTTCCTGTCCACAACCGGCGCTGCCGGCGTTGCTCTAGCTGCTGCGGGCGATGCCCCCGCTGTTGAATCGGTTACGGAAGACGCAGAGCTGCTGCGCCTGTACGAAGCGCACTTGCCGATGATGGACGAGCTGCGGGCGGCTGATGCCCAATTGCAGGCCGCACAAGATGTGTTCGACGCCATCGGGCCTAAGCTGCCGGATGCCTTGATCTGGAAGTCGGGGCCGGGCAAGGGACTGGCCAATTGGAAATTGGCGCTGTCGGGGTTGCCGGAAGAGCCGAGGCGCTGGATTTATAGCAGTGATGAGATTGCGCGGTTTCATTCGCGCTATTTCGGAAGCGATGACCCGCACCACGTCCAGATGCGCAAACTTCATGACTTGGCTGAGGTGTACGAGCGGGAATGGCACGATGCCCGCGAGCGGTCTGGCGCGCCGGCTGCTGCTGAACGCCGGGCGCTTGTCGTGGGTGCGATCCGCACGGCTGCGGCGGATGTGTCGCAGATCACGCCCAAAACCCGCGATGGGCTGCTTATGAAAGCCTCGATACTGAGCGCTATGGCAGTGTGTGGTGAACGCGAGGCGATGTGGCTTCGTGGGTACGTGTCCAATCTTCCGGGCGATATCGTCGCGATCTTGGCCGGCTCCAGGCCTGCGAACGCCTGA
- a CDS encoding helix-turn-helix transcriptional regulator has protein sequence MITPEQSRAGRALLDISQRDLATAANLGESTVRDFEKGRRTPSVNNLAAIEAALKERGVVLIPQNGGGPGVRLISPSATEG, from the coding sequence ATGATCACCCCTGAACAATCCAGAGCAGGCCGGGCTTTGCTCGACATCTCACAGCGAGATCTTGCAACAGCAGCGAACCTCGGGGAGTCGACAGTCAGAGATTTCGAAAAGGGACGCCGAACCCCAAGCGTGAACAATCTGGCTGCAATCGAGGCAGCGCTTAAGGAACGAGGCGTCGTTCTGATCCCGCAAAACGGCGGAGGGCCAGGCGTTCGGCTGATAAGTCCCAGCGCCACCGAAGGTTGA